The Streptomyces albofaciens JCM 4342 genome has a segment encoding these proteins:
- the rimO gene encoding 30S ribosomal protein S12 methylthiotransferase RimO, producing MPERRTVALVTLGCARNEVDSEELAGRLAADGWELVEEAADADVAVVNTCGFVEAAKKDSVDALLEANDLKDHGRTQAVVAVGCMAERYGKELAEALPEADGVLGFDDYTDISDRLRTILSGGNVEAHAPRDRRKLLPISPAERQDAAGVALPGHGDALASAPEDLPEGVAPASGPRAPLRRRLGNSPVASVKLASGCDRRCSFCAIPSFRGSFISRRPSDVLGETRWLAEQGVKEIMLVSENNTSYGKDLGDIRLLETLLPELAAVDGLERIRVSYLQPAEMRPGLIDVLTQTEKVAPYFDLSFQHSAPGVLRAMRRFGDTDRFLGLLEQIRAKAPQAGARSNFIVGFPGETEEDVAELERFLTGARLDAIGVFGYSDEDGTEAATYDGKVDPDEVAERLARISRLAEELTAQRAEERLGETLTVLVDSVDEEDGVVGRAAHQAPETDGVTLLRTSLDLAPGRMVEAKAVASEGVDLVAEVLSVDGVPCSEEAGR from the coding sequence ATGCCCGAACGCCGTACCGTCGCCCTTGTCACCCTTGGCTGCGCCCGTAACGAGGTGGACTCGGAGGAGCTCGCAGGCCGCCTGGCAGCGGACGGCTGGGAGCTCGTCGAGGAAGCCGCCGATGCCGATGTCGCCGTCGTCAACACCTGCGGATTCGTCGAGGCCGCCAAGAAGGACTCCGTCGATGCCCTGCTGGAGGCCAACGATCTGAAGGACCACGGCCGCACCCAGGCCGTGGTGGCCGTCGGCTGCATGGCCGAGCGGTACGGCAAGGAGCTGGCCGAGGCCCTGCCGGAGGCCGACGGCGTGCTCGGCTTTGACGACTACACCGACATCTCCGACCGGCTGCGGACGATCCTGAGCGGCGGCAATGTCGAGGCCCACGCTCCGCGCGACCGCCGCAAGCTGCTGCCGATCAGCCCGGCCGAGCGGCAGGACGCCGCCGGTGTGGCGCTGCCCGGCCACGGGGACGCTCTGGCCTCGGCCCCCGAGGACCTGCCCGAGGGGGTCGCGCCCGCCTCCGGGCCGCGCGCCCCGCTCCGCCGGCGGCTGGGCAACAGCCCGGTGGCCTCCGTGAAGCTGGCCTCCGGCTGCGACCGCCGCTGCTCCTTCTGCGCCATCCCGTCCTTCCGCGGTTCCTTCATCTCGCGCCGCCCCTCCGACGTGCTCGGCGAGACGCGCTGGCTGGCGGAGCAGGGGGTGAAGGAGATCATGCTGGTCTCCGAGAACAACACCTCCTACGGCAAGGACCTGGGCGACATCCGCCTGCTGGAGACGCTGCTGCCGGAGCTGGCGGCCGTCGACGGCCTGGAGCGGATCCGGGTCAGCTACCTCCAGCCCGCCGAGATGCGGCCGGGCCTGATCGACGTGCTGACGCAGACGGAGAAGGTCGCCCCGTACTTCGACCTGTCCTTCCAGCACTCGGCCCCGGGCGTGCTGCGCGCGATGCGGCGCTTCGGCGACACCGACCGCTTCCTGGGCCTGCTGGAGCAGATCCGTGCGAAGGCGCCGCAGGCCGGCGCCCGCTCGAACTTCATCGTCGGCTTCCCCGGTGAGACCGAGGAGGACGTGGCCGAGCTGGAGCGCTTCCTGACCGGGGCGCGACTGGACGCGATCGGTGTGTTCGGTTACTCGGACGAGGACGGCACCGAGGCGGCCACGTACGACGGCAAGGTGGACCCGGACGAGGTCGCCGAACGCCTCGCGCGCATCTCGCGGCTGGCCGAGGAGCTGACCGCGCAGCGCGCCGAGGAGCGCCTCGGGGAGACCCTGACCGTCCTGGTGGACAGCGTCGACGAGGAGGACGGGGTCGTGGGCCGGGCCGCGCACCAGGCGCCCGAGACCGACGGCGTGACCCTGCTGCGGACCTCACTCGACCTTGCGCCGGGACGTATGGTCGAAGCAAAGGCCGTGGCGAGTGAAGGCGTCGACCTGGTGGCCGAGGTGCTGTCGGTGGACGGCGTGCCGTGTTCTGAGGAGGCGGGCAGATGA
- a CDS encoding helix-turn-helix domain-containing protein: MSIGNSPEDDRPSIGRALQQARIAAGLTVEEVSATTRVRVPLVHGIEQDDFSRCGGDVYARGHIRTLARAVGLDPEPLIARFDGDRGGRPEPTPAAPLFEAERIRPERGRPNWTAAMVAAIVAVVGFVGFTLFSGGGKGSAVAEGDNTVAPVQPTKPAAGKSGKKPRPTTVPGPGVSESAVAGVPKDRVTVKITAKDGQSWISAKDANGRLLEDGLLKQGESKTFTDKKRIDLVVGNAGVVQLFVNGKEIEKVGDKGAVERLSYSAGPQAG; the protein is encoded by the coding sequence GTGTCCATCGGCAACTCCCCCGAAGACGACCGGCCCTCCATCGGCCGCGCCCTCCAGCAGGCCCGTATCGCCGCAGGACTGACCGTCGAGGAGGTCAGTGCCACGACGCGGGTGCGGGTGCCCCTCGTCCACGGCATCGAGCAGGACGACTTCTCGCGCTGCGGCGGCGACGTCTACGCACGGGGACACATCCGCACGCTCGCCCGCGCCGTCGGTCTCGACCCGGAACCGCTGATCGCCCGGTTCGACGGGGACCGCGGCGGCCGGCCCGAGCCGACGCCCGCCGCGCCGCTCTTCGAGGCCGAGCGCATCCGGCCCGAGCGGGGCCGCCCGAACTGGACCGCGGCGATGGTCGCGGCCATCGTCGCGGTCGTCGGGTTCGTGGGCTTCACCCTCTTCAGCGGCGGCGGCAAGGGGAGCGCTGTCGCCGAGGGCGACAACACCGTGGCGCCGGTGCAGCCGACGAAGCCCGCCGCCGGCAAGTCCGGCAAGAAGCCGAGGCCCACCACCGTGCCCGGGCCGGGCGTCTCGGAGAGCGCCGTCGCGGGCGTGCCGAAGGACCGGGTCACCGTCAAGATCACCGCGAAGGACGGGCAGAGCTGGATCTCCGCCAAGGACGCCAACGGCCGCCTGCTGGAGGACGGCCTGCTCAAGCAGGGCGAGTCCAAGACCTTCACGGACAAGAAGCGCATCGACCTGGTCGTCGGGAACGCCGGGGTCGTGCAGCTGTTCGTCAACGGCAAGGAGATCGAGAAGGTCGGCGACAAGGGAGCGGTCGAGCGGCTGAGCTACTCGGCAGGCCCGCAGGCGGGCTGA
- a CDS encoding DNA translocase FtsK — MASRTSGKGSQSTAGPSKQRAGQPGGAAKKAAAKKAPAKKAPAPAKRAPAKKTAPAKRAPAKKAAAKKAPPKPAPSPTGGVYRLARACWLGLAHAVGAMFRGVGRGAKNLDPAHRKDGLSLLLLALALVIAAGTWSNLDGPVGDLVELLITGAFGRLDLVVPILLGGIALRLIRHPEKPEANGRIVIGLSALVIGILGQVAMACGSPGRGDGIAAVQDAGGYVGWAASKPLIFTVGQTLAVALLVLLTVFGLLVVTATPVNAIPQRLRQLGARLGLVEVYEPEPVAEEPYADDWREQPRRGVRRATPEPDPLDDPDVMEEAALAKRRRGRRAPLQPADRPMDAVDVAAAAAASLDGAVLHGVQPSPLVAGLSSGISGERDDTQDTSGRQPDSGSVPPARDAGQSGADRPSGPVPDFTKSAPEPSGELPSRAEQLLLSNDITYSLPSLDLLTRGGPGKTRSAANDAVVESLTTVFQEFKVDAAVTGFTRGPTVTRYEIELGPAVKVEKITALAKNIAYAVASPDVRIISPIPGKSAVGIEIPNSDREMVNLGDVLRSAESVGEDHPLLVGLGKDVEGGYVSANLARMPHILVAGATGSGKSSCINCLITSVMARATPDEVRMVLVDPKRVELTAYEGIPHLITPIITNPKKAAEALQWVVREMDLRYDDLAAYGYRHIDDFNAAVRSGKLKPPEGSERELSPYPYLLVIVDELADLMMVAPRDVEDSIVRITQLARAAGIHLVLATQRPSVDVVTGLIKANVPSRLAFATSSLADSRVILDQPGAEKLIGKGDSLFLPMGATKPVRMQGAFVQEDEVQQVVQHCKDQMAPVFRDDVTVGTAKKKEIDEDIGDDLDLLCQAAELVVSTQFGSTSMLQRKLRVGFAKAGRLMDLMESRNIVGPSEGSKARDVLVKPDELEGVLAVIRGETPS, encoded by the coding sequence ATGGCCTCACGTACGTCCGGCAAGGGTTCCCAGAGCACGGCGGGCCCCTCGAAGCAGCGCGCCGGACAGCCCGGGGGCGCCGCCAAGAAGGCCGCCGCGAAGAAAGCACCGGCGAAGAAGGCGCCGGCTCCGGCCAAGCGGGCGCCCGCCAAGAAGACCGCCCCGGCCAAGCGCGCGCCGGCGAAGAAGGCCGCCGCCAAGAAGGCGCCGCCCAAGCCGGCCCCGTCGCCCACCGGCGGCGTCTACCGCCTGGCGCGGGCCTGCTGGCTCGGGCTGGCGCACGCCGTCGGCGCGATGTTCCGCGGCGTCGGGCGCGGCGCGAAGAACCTCGACCCCGCGCACCGCAAGGACGGGCTGTCGCTGCTGCTCCTCGCCCTCGCGCTGGTCATCGCGGCCGGCACCTGGTCCAACCTCGACGGCCCGGTCGGCGACCTCGTCGAGCTGCTGATCACCGGCGCCTTCGGCCGCCTCGACCTGGTCGTGCCGATCCTGCTCGGCGGGATCGCGCTGCGCCTGATCCGGCACCCGGAGAAGCCGGAGGCCAACGGACGCATCGTGATCGGTCTGTCCGCGCTGGTCATCGGCATCCTCGGACAGGTCGCCATGGCCTGCGGATCGCCGGGCCGGGGCGACGGCATAGCGGCCGTACAGGACGCCGGCGGCTATGTCGGCTGGGCCGCGTCCAAACCGCTGATCTTCACCGTCGGCCAGACCCTGGCGGTGGCGCTGCTGGTGCTGCTCACCGTCTTCGGCCTGCTGGTCGTCACCGCCACCCCCGTCAACGCCATCCCGCAGCGGCTGCGCCAGCTCGGCGCCCGGCTGGGCCTGGTCGAGGTGTACGAGCCCGAGCCGGTGGCCGAGGAGCCGTACGCCGACGACTGGCGCGAGCAGCCGCGGCGCGGCGTCCGGCGCGCGACGCCTGAGCCGGACCCCCTCGACGACCCGGACGTCATGGAGGAGGCGGCGCTGGCCAAGCGCCGCCGCGGCCGCCGTGCGCCCCTCCAGCCCGCCGACCGGCCCATGGACGCGGTGGACGTGGCCGCCGCTGCCGCCGCCTCGCTCGACGGCGCCGTGCTGCACGGCGTACAGCCCTCGCCGCTGGTCGCCGGCCTGAGCAGCGGCATCTCCGGCGAGCGCGACGACACGCAGGACACGTCCGGGCGGCAGCCCGACAGCGGCTCGGTGCCGCCCGCCCGCGACGCCGGACAGAGCGGCGCGGACCGGCCCTCGGGCCCGGTGCCGGACTTCACGAAGTCCGCGCCGGAGCCGTCCGGGGAGCTGCCCTCGCGGGCCGAGCAGCTGCTGCTGTCCAACGACATCACCTACTCCCTGCCGTCGCTGGACCTGCTCACCCGCGGCGGCCCCGGCAAGACCCGCAGCGCCGCCAACGACGCCGTCGTGGAGTCGCTGACCACCGTCTTCCAGGAGTTCAAGGTCGACGCGGCGGTCACCGGCTTCACCCGCGGCCCGACGGTCACCCGGTACGAGATCGAGCTGGGCCCCGCGGTCAAGGTCGAGAAGATCACCGCGCTGGCCAAGAACATCGCGTACGCCGTCGCCAGCCCGGACGTGCGGATCATCAGCCCGATCCCCGGCAAGTCCGCGGTCGGCATCGAGATCCCCAACAGCGACCGGGAGATGGTCAACCTCGGCGACGTGCTGCGCTCGGCCGAGTCGGTGGGCGAGGACCACCCGCTGCTGGTCGGCCTCGGCAAGGACGTCGAGGGCGGGTACGTCTCCGCCAACCTGGCGCGGATGCCGCACATCCTCGTCGCGGGCGCCACCGGCTCCGGGAAGTCGTCCTGCATCAACTGCCTGATCACCTCGGTGATGGCGCGCGCCACCCCCGACGAGGTGCGGATGGTGCTGGTCGACCCCAAGCGCGTCGAGCTGACCGCGTACGAGGGCATCCCGCACCTGATCACCCCGATCATCACCAACCCCAAGAAGGCCGCCGAGGCCCTGCAGTGGGTCGTGCGCGAGATGGACCTGCGCTACGACGACCTGGCGGCGTACGGCTACCGCCACATCGACGACTTCAACGCCGCCGTGCGCAGCGGCAAGCTCAAGCCGCCGGAGGGCAGCGAGCGCGAGCTGTCGCCGTATCCGTACCTGCTCGTGATCGTGGACGAGCTGGCGGACCTGATGATGGTCGCGCCGCGGGACGTGGAGGACTCCATCGTCCGCATCACCCAGCTCGCCCGCGCCGCCGGCATCCACCTGGTGCTGGCCACCCAGCGCCCGTCGGTGGACGTCGTCACCGGTCTGATCAAGGCGAACGTGCCGTCCCGGCTGGCGTTCGCGACCTCCTCGCTCGCCGACAGCCGGGTCATCCTCGACCAGCCCGGCGCGGAGAAGCTCATCGGCAAGGGCGACAGCCTGTTCCTGCCGATGGGCGCGACCAAGCCGGTGCGCATGCAGGGCGCGTTCGTCCAGGAGGACGAGGTCCAGCAGGTCGTCCAGCACTGCAAGGACCAGATGGCGCCGGTCTTCCGGGACGACGTGACGGTCGGCACGGCCAAGAAGAAGGAGATCGACGAGGACATCGGCGACGACCTGGACCTGCTGTGCCAGGCCGCGGAGCTGGTGGTCTCCACCCAGTTCGGGTCCACGTCCATGCTCCAGCGCAAGCTGCGCGTCGGCTTCGCCAAGGCCGGGCGGCTGATGGACCTGATGGAGTCGCGCAACATCGTCGGGCCGAGTGAGGGGTCGAAGGCGCGCGACGTCCTGGTGAAGCCGGACGAACTGGAAGGCGTACTGGCCGTGATCCGGGGGGAGACGCCTTCGTAA
- a CDS encoding response regulator: protein MVQKAKILLVDDRPENLLALEAILSALDQTLVRASSGEEALKALLTDDFAVILLDVQMPGMDGFETAAHIKRRERTRDIPIIFLTAINHGPHHTFRGYAAGAVDYISKPFDPWVLRAKVSVFVELYMKNCQLREQATLLRLQLESGRAAADESAKEPVGLLAELSARLAAVEEQAEALSKQLDESADAAAIATAAHLERKLTGLRRALDALEPGTGNGAA, encoded by the coding sequence ATGGTGCAGAAGGCCAAGATCCTCCTGGTCGATGACCGGCCGGAGAATCTGCTGGCGCTGGAGGCGATCCTCTCCGCGCTCGATCAGACACTGGTGCGGGCATCGTCCGGGGAGGAAGCGCTCAAGGCACTGCTCACCGACGATTTCGCGGTGATTCTGCTCGATGTGCAGATGCCGGGTATGGACGGGTTCGAGACGGCCGCGCACATCAAGCGGCGCGAGCGTACCCGCGACATCCCGATCATCTTCCTCACCGCCATCAACCACGGCCCGCACCACACCTTCCGCGGTTACGCCGCGGGCGCGGTCGACTACATCTCCAAGCCGTTCGACCCGTGGGTGCTGCGCGCCAAGGTCTCGGTCTTCGTCGAGCTGTACATGAAGAACTGTCAACTGCGGGAGCAGGCGACGCTGCTGCGCCTCCAGCTGGAGAGCGGCCGCGCGGCGGCGGACGAGTCGGCCAAGGAGCCCGTGGGGCTGCTCGCCGAACTCTCCGCCCGGCTCGCGGCCGTGGAGGAGCAGGCCGAGGCGCTGTCCAAGCAGCTCGACGAGTCGGCGGACGCGGCGGCCATCGCGACCGCGGCGCATCTGGAGCGCAAGCTGACCGGCCTGCGGCGGGCGCTGGACGCCCTGGAGCCCGGCACGGGCAACGGAGCCGCCTGA